A single region of the Nocardioides sp. W7 genome encodes:
- a CDS encoding ROK family protein — translation MSRQRAGLGTNQEAVRRHNLGTLLRHVHRAGHISRAELTSMMGLNRSTIAGLVGELESLGVTERALPVGARQGAGRPSAGVRLTDSGPYVIGVDLGVDRAVVARVGLGGVIEQRTEAPIYATAGEAWQVGSSVATLIREVVEDAPVSAPLVGIGVSVPGLVRRTDGLVRLAPNLEWHDVSFGGIVLAALGLDIPVSIANDADLGALAEHQRGAGVGIDDLIYVSGNVGVGAGVITGGHRLEGAGGYAGEVGHLRFNPQGHPCHCGNLGCWETEVGAHAIAAAIRCPADKVAQLGEVLAAFDKPTRELRATGTALGHGLASIVNAFNPRVVVLGGYFRALFTLVGAEVQAGLADRALPAPLESVTLALPGLGEDSVLLGAAEIAFEPLFVDPVAALGTALVDVRSRLAG, via the coding sequence ATGAGCCGCCAACGGGCGGGCCTCGGCACCAACCAGGAAGCCGTACGCCGCCACAACCTCGGCACGCTGTTGCGGCACGTGCACCGGGCCGGACACATCTCCCGCGCCGAGCTGACCAGCATGATGGGGCTGAACCGCAGCACCATCGCCGGTCTGGTCGGCGAGCTGGAGTCGCTCGGCGTCACCGAGCGCGCGCTGCCGGTCGGTGCGCGCCAGGGCGCCGGCCGGCCGTCCGCGGGGGTGCGGCTGACCGACAGCGGACCGTACGTCATCGGCGTCGACCTCGGGGTCGACCGTGCGGTCGTGGCCCGGGTCGGCCTCGGCGGTGTCATCGAGCAGCGCACCGAGGCACCGATCTACGCCACCGCCGGCGAGGCGTGGCAGGTCGGCTCCTCGGTCGCCACCCTGATCCGCGAGGTCGTCGAGGACGCCCCGGTGTCCGCTCCCCTGGTCGGCATCGGGGTCAGCGTCCCGGGCCTGGTGCGTCGTACCGACGGCCTGGTCCGGCTCGCCCCCAACCTGGAGTGGCACGACGTCTCCTTCGGGGGGATCGTGCTCGCCGCCCTCGGCCTCGACATCCCCGTCTCGATCGCCAACGACGCCGACCTCGGCGCCCTCGCCGAGCACCAGCGCGGCGCCGGCGTGGGGATCGACGACCTGATCTACGTGTCCGGCAACGTCGGCGTCGGCGCCGGCGTGATCACCGGCGGACACCGCCTGGAGGGGGCGGGCGGGTACGCCGGCGAGGTCGGCCACCTCCGCTTCAACCCGCAGGGCCACCCCTGCCACTGCGGGAACCTCGGCTGCTGGGAGACCGAGGTGGGCGCGCACGCCATCGCCGCGGCGATCCGCTGCCCCGCCGACAAGGTGGCCCAGCTCGGAGAGGTGCTGGCCGCCTTCGACAAGCCGACCCGCGAGCTGCGCGCCACCGGCACCGCCCTCGGGCACGGACTCGCGAGCATCGTCAACGCCTTCAACCCACGCGTGGTCGTGCTCGGCGGCTACTTCCGCGCCCTGTTCACGCTGGTCGGCGCCGAGGTCCAGGCCGGGCTCGCCGACCGGGCCCTGCCCGCGCCGCTGGAGTCGGTCACCCTGGCCCTGCCGGGTCTGGGCGAGGACTCGGTGCTGCTCGGCGCGGCGGAGATCGCGTTCGAACCCCTCTTCGTCGACCCGGTCGCCGCCCTCGGCACCGCCCTGGTCGACGTCCGGTCCCGACTGGCGGGCTGA
- a CDS encoding ABC transporter permease: protein MVGASNTSQEPAGSVDEPRLVAPPTRAWHDRRAVRLLGGALLPVGLLVAWQLVTAAEVFSPVQLPAPGAVLDAAQGLIERDLLWQHVHISTQRVLVGFAIGAAIGTALGALVGLSRVADVLLAPTIGALRAVPSLAWVPLLILWLKIGEDSKLTLIAIGATFPVFTTVSLALRHVDRQLVEAARAFGLRGLRLFTTVQLPAVIPSLFSGLRLALAQSWLFLVAAELIASSQGLGYLLIESQNNGRTDRLLLAIVLLAVIGKLSDALLGIVERWAVRRWT from the coding sequence ATGGTCGGGGCGAGCAACACGAGCCAGGAGCCGGCCGGCTCGGTCGACGAGCCGCGCCTGGTGGCCCCGCCGACCCGCGCCTGGCACGACCGACGGGCGGTCCGCCTGCTCGGCGGCGCCCTGCTGCCGGTCGGCCTGCTGGTGGCCTGGCAGCTGGTGACCGCCGCCGAGGTGTTCAGCCCCGTCCAGCTCCCCGCCCCCGGCGCGGTGCTGGACGCAGCCCAGGGGCTGATCGAGCGCGACCTGCTCTGGCAGCACGTGCACATCTCGACGCAGCGGGTGCTCGTCGGCTTCGCCATCGGCGCCGCGATCGGCACCGCGCTCGGCGCCCTGGTCGGACTGTCCCGGGTCGCCGACGTACTGCTCGCCCCCACCATCGGTGCCCTGCGCGCCGTACCCTCGCTGGCCTGGGTGCCGCTGCTGATCCTGTGGCTGAAGATCGGCGAGGACTCCAAGCTCACCCTGATCGCCATCGGCGCGACCTTCCCGGTCTTCACCACGGTCTCGCTGGCCCTGCGCCACGTGGACCGACAGCTGGTCGAGGCGGCCCGGGCGTTCGGGCTCCGGGGGCTGCGGCTGTTCACCACCGTCCAGCTCCCGGCGGTGATCCCCTCGCTCTTCTCGGGCCTGCGGCTCGCGCTCGCCCAGTCGTGGCTGTTCCTGGTCGCCGCGGAGCTGATCGCCTCCTCGCAGGGCCTGGGCTACCTGCTCATCGAGTCGCAGAACAACGGCCGCACCGACCGGCTGCTGCTCGCGATCGTGCTGCTGGCCGTGATCGGCAAGCTCTCCGACGCGCTGCTCGGCATCGTCGAGCGCTGGGCCGTGCGCCGCTGGACCTAG
- a CDS encoding aliphatic sulfonate ABC transporter substrate-binding protein produces MTTHHLRPTVRRTLAALVATSAVLAGATACAEGEAAGDDDGGTRSLELDYATYNPLSLVIKDQGWLEDEDVEVTWVKSEGSNKANEALRAGAIDVGSTAGSAALLARANGSPIHAIDIYSQPEWAAVVVGADSEITELSQLEGKKVAATQGTDPYFFLVQALEAEGVDRSKVSIENLQHADGAAALQNGAVDAWAGLDPIMANAETQGAELIYRNIDFNTYGFLNATEDFLEEEPELAQLVVDAYAKARDWVQENPDEAVAILAAEAGIDEAVARTVLTERTNLDFDHVPGTAQLDVLTKVGPLFVETGDVEEQAQIDDALDTLLDDTWAAKADGSKVG; encoded by the coding sequence ATGACGACGCACCACCTGCGCCCCACCGTCCGCCGTACCCTCGCCGCACTCGTGGCCACCAGCGCCGTGCTGGCGGGCGCCACCGCGTGCGCCGAGGGCGAGGCCGCCGGCGACGACGACGGCGGCACCCGTTCGCTCGAGCTCGACTACGCGACGTACAACCCGCTCAGCCTGGTCATCAAGGACCAGGGCTGGCTCGAGGACGAGGACGTCGAGGTCACCTGGGTGAAGTCCGAGGGATCCAACAAGGCCAACGAGGCGCTGCGCGCCGGCGCCATCGACGTCGGCTCGACGGCCGGCTCCGCCGCGCTGCTCGCCCGCGCCAACGGCTCGCCGATCCACGCCATCGACATCTACTCCCAGCCCGAGTGGGCCGCCGTCGTCGTCGGCGCCGACTCCGAGATCACCGAGCTGAGCCAGCTCGAGGGCAAGAAGGTCGCCGCCACCCAGGGCACCGACCCGTACTTCTTCCTCGTCCAGGCCCTCGAGGCCGAGGGCGTCGACCGCTCGAAGGTCTCGATCGAGAACCTCCAGCACGCCGACGGCGCCGCCGCCCTCCAGAACGGCGCGGTCGACGCGTGGGCCGGGCTGGACCCGATCATGGCGAACGCCGAGACCCAGGGCGCCGAGCTCATCTACCGCAACATCGACTTCAACACCTACGGCTTCCTCAACGCCACCGAGGACTTCCTGGAGGAGGAGCCGGAGCTCGCCCAGCTGGTCGTCGACGCCTACGCGAAGGCGCGTGACTGGGTGCAGGAGAACCCCGACGAGGCGGTCGCCATCCTCGCCGCCGAGGCCGGCATCGACGAGGCGGTCGCCCGCACCGTGCTGACCGAGCGCACCAACCTCGACTTCGACCACGTCCCCGGGACCGCCCAGCTCGACGTGCTGACCAAGGTCGGTCCGCTGTTCGTGGAGACCGGCGACGTCGAGGAGCAGGCCCAGATCGACGACGCGCTCGACACCCTGCTCGACGACACCTGGGCGGCGAAGGCCGACGGCTCGAAGGTCGGCTGA
- a CDS encoding ABC transporter ATP-binding protein, whose product MSLLGTPARRTASARAGTAAGGADAGALRFEGVGRTFGDGAGARDVLRAIDLELAAGEVVALLGPSGCGKSTLLRAAGGLDTPTTGRALIGGSAVRQHDERCAVAFQEPRLLPWRTLRANVALGLPTGTERRAGAGRVDELLELVGLADHADLRPREVSGGMAQRTSLARALARRPGVLLLDEPFGALDALTRMKMQDLLLAVHAGSPTTVLLVTHDVDEALQLADRVVVLGRSGDDPAATVTELVPVPGARPRDRGSVELAQLRGRLLESLGVDAHRR is encoded by the coding sequence ATGAGCCTGCTCGGTACGCCGGCCCGCCGTACTGCCTCCGCCCGGGCCGGCACCGCCGCGGGCGGCGCGGACGCCGGCGCGCTGCGCTTCGAGGGCGTCGGGCGGACCTTCGGCGACGGGGCGGGCGCCCGGGACGTGCTGCGCGCCATCGACCTGGAGCTGGCGGCCGGTGAGGTCGTCGCCCTGCTGGGTCCCAGTGGCTGCGGGAAGTCCACCCTGCTGCGCGCCGCGGGCGGGCTCGACACGCCCACCACGGGCCGGGCGCTGATCGGGGGGAGCGCGGTGCGTCAGCACGACGAGCGCTGCGCGGTCGCCTTCCAGGAGCCCCGGCTGCTGCCGTGGCGCACCCTGCGCGCCAACGTCGCGCTGGGGTTGCCGACCGGCACCGAGCGACGCGCCGGGGCGGGACGGGTCGACGAGCTGCTCGAGCTGGTCGGGCTCGCCGACCACGCCGACCTGCGCCCGCGCGAGGTCTCCGGGGGCATGGCCCAGCGCACCTCGCTGGCCCGGGCCCTGGCCCGCCGGCCGGGCGTGCTGCTGCTCGACGAGCCCTTCGGAGCCCTCGACGCGCTCACCCGGATGAAGATGCAGGACCTGCTGCTCGCGGTGCACGCCGGGAGTCCGACCACCGTCCTGCTGGTCACCCACGACGTCGACGAGGCGCTCCAGCTCGCCGACCGGGTGGTGGTGCTCGGCCGGTCCGGCGACGACCCCGCCGCCACGGTGACCGAGCTCGTCCCCGTGCCCGGGGCACGTCCCCGCGACCGCGGCTCCGTCGAGCTCGCGCAGCTCCGCGGCCGGCTCCTGGAGAGCCTCGGCGTCGACGCGCACCGCCGCTGA
- a CDS encoding ROK family protein — protein sequence MSADRPAGTEGLRRRNAALVLRSLRQLGPATRAELAQRTALAKATVGVIVAGLEVAGAVAEIASGAESRTGARGRPGRPVALRGDSWVGLGLELNVDYVAAVVLDLAGEVRLSESRPVALDDGVEQALTDLVRQVAARCRAAGQELVGATVAVPGLVRGDNRTIAWAPNLGLEGPGLADLVAELLGVPVRVSNDANCAAYAESHHGAAVGAEHALYLTGTVGIGAGIVDRGELVRGAAGFAGEVGHMPIGDSAATCGCGRQGCWEASIGLHAVLAAVGMPELDSPLESAAAVAERAATDPDVRAVLTRVGEDVGLGIAMLAGVLDPEVVVLGGYFVPLGELVLGPARTALDRRLASAAQVRPELRLSTLGIQAAALGAAEQVFADVFAGELDLTSG from the coding sequence GTGTCCGCTGACCGGCCGGCCGGCACCGAGGGTCTGCGGCGCCGGAACGCCGCCCTGGTGCTGCGCAGCCTGCGCCAGCTCGGACCCGCGACCCGGGCCGAGCTGGCGCAGCGCACCGCGCTCGCCAAGGCGACCGTGGGCGTCATCGTCGCCGGTCTCGAGGTCGCGGGCGCGGTCGCCGAGATTGCCTCCGGCGCCGAGTCCCGCACCGGTGCACGCGGCCGCCCGGGCCGGCCGGTGGCGCTGCGTGGCGACTCCTGGGTGGGCCTCGGCCTGGAGCTGAACGTCGACTACGTCGCAGCCGTCGTCCTCGACCTGGCCGGTGAGGTGCGGCTCAGCGAGAGTCGCCCCGTGGCGCTCGACGACGGCGTCGAGCAGGCGCTCACCGACCTCGTCCGCCAGGTGGCCGCCCGTTGCCGGGCCGCCGGTCAGGAGCTGGTCGGCGCGACCGTCGCCGTCCCCGGCCTGGTGCGCGGCGACAACCGCACGATCGCCTGGGCGCCCAACCTCGGTCTCGAGGGGCCGGGACTGGCCGACCTGGTGGCCGAGCTGCTCGGCGTCCCGGTGCGGGTCAGCAACGACGCCAACTGCGCGGCGTACGCCGAGTCGCACCACGGCGCGGCCGTCGGCGCCGAGCACGCGCTCTACCTCACGGGCACCGTCGGCATCGGCGCCGGGATCGTCGACCGCGGCGAGCTGGTCCGCGGGGCGGCGGGGTTCGCCGGCGAGGTCGGCCACATGCCGATCGGGGACTCGGCGGCCACCTGCGGCTGCGGTCGCCAGGGCTGCTGGGAGGCCTCGATCGGCCTGCATGCCGTGCTCGCAGCGGTCGGCATGCCGGAGCTGGACTCTCCGCTGGAGAGCGCGGCCGCCGTGGCCGAGCGGGCCGCCACCGACCCCGACGTGCGCGCGGTGCTGACCCGGGTGGGCGAGGACGTCGGCCTCGGGATCGCGATGCTCGCGGGGGTCCTGGACCCCGAGGTCGTGGTGCTGGGCGGCTACTTCGTGCCGCTCGGCGAGCTGGTCCTCGGCCCCGCCCGCACCGCCCTCGACCGGCGGCTCGCCTCGGCGGCCCAGGTCCGCCCCGAGCTGCGGCTGAGCACCCTCGGCATCCAGGCGGCGGCGCTCGGGGCCGCCGAGCAGGTGTTCGCCGACGTCTTCGCCGGCGAGCTGGACCTCACCTCGGGCTGA
- the xylA gene encoding xylose isomerase: MSIQIPSPTPEDKFSFGLWTVGWQGVDPFGGATRPPMDTVHALEKLAGLGAYGVNFHDDDVIPFGSDDTAREAIIERFKKGLADTGLVVTTATTNLFSHPVFKAGGFTNNNREIRRFALRKVLRNIDLAAELGAGVYVAWGGREGAEFGASQDTAVALDRMKEAFDLLGQYVVDQGYDLRFAIEPKPNEPRGDILLPTIGHALAFINELERPELVGVNPEIGHEEMAGMNAAAGYAQALWAGKLYHIDLNGQNGPKYDQDLRFGAGNVRGAFWVVDTLLAGGYDGPVHFDFKPSRIEDEDGVWVSAAANMRNYLILREKVQAFRADPEVRSALEAARLPELAQTTLAAGEGWQQLLEWPLPDPEVLAQHGAAVEHLDQLALEHLYGVR, encoded by the coding sequence ATGAGCATCCAGATCCCCAGCCCCACCCCCGAGGACAAGTTCTCCTTCGGCCTGTGGACCGTCGGCTGGCAGGGCGTCGACCCGTTCGGCGGCGCCACCCGGCCACCGATGGACACCGTGCACGCGCTCGAGAAGCTCGCCGGGCTCGGGGCGTACGGCGTCAACTTCCACGACGACGACGTCATCCCGTTCGGTAGCGACGACACCGCCCGCGAGGCGATCATCGAGCGGTTCAAGAAGGGCCTGGCCGACACCGGGCTGGTCGTCACCACGGCGACGACGAACCTGTTCAGCCACCCGGTGTTCAAGGCCGGCGGCTTCACCAACAACAACCGGGAGATCCGCCGCTTCGCGCTGCGCAAGGTGCTGCGCAACATCGACCTGGCCGCCGAGCTCGGCGCAGGAGTCTACGTCGCCTGGGGTGGTCGGGAGGGCGCGGAGTTCGGCGCCTCGCAGGACACCGCCGTCGCGCTGGACCGGATGAAGGAGGCCTTCGACCTGCTCGGCCAGTACGTCGTCGACCAGGGCTACGACCTGCGGTTCGCGATCGAGCCCAAGCCCAACGAGCCCCGCGGCGACATCCTGCTGCCGACGATCGGCCACGCCCTGGCCTTCATCAACGAGCTCGAGCGTCCCGAGCTGGTCGGCGTGAACCCGGAGATCGGGCACGAGGAGATGGCCGGCATGAACGCCGCCGCGGGCTACGCCCAGGCGCTGTGGGCGGGCAAGCTCTACCACATCGACCTCAACGGCCAGAACGGTCCGAAGTACGACCAGGACCTGCGCTTCGGCGCCGGCAACGTGCGCGGAGCGTTCTGGGTGGTCGACACCCTGCTCGCCGGCGGGTACGACGGCCCGGTCCACTTCGACTTCAAGCCCTCGCGGATCGAGGACGAGGACGGCGTGTGGGTGAGCGCCGCGGCCAACATGCGCAACTACCTGATCCTGCGCGAGAAGGTGCAGGCCTTCCGTGCCGACCCGGAGGTGCGGTCGGCCCTCGAGGCGGCGAGGCTGCCCGAGCTCGCGCAGACCACGCTCGCGGCAGGAGAGGGTTGGCAGCAGCTGCTGGAGTGGCCGCTGCCCGACCCCGAGGTGCTGGCCCAGCACGGTGCCGCGGTCGAGCACCTCGACCAGCTCGCCCTCGAGCACCTCTACGGTGTCCGCTGA
- a CDS encoding FGGY family carbohydrate kinase: MTLVLGVDSSTQSTKAVLVDADDGTVVESRTAPHPAGTEVDPRAWLVAFDAATGGLLERADAVAVAGQQHGMVALDDAGVPVRDALLWNDTRSADAARDLIAELGGPQACADAIGSVLVASFTASKLRWLRDHEPANAARVAQVLLPHDYVSRHVAATGTAAFTDRGDASGTGYFATAAGEWRPDLLELALGRVVDLPTVVAPGAVAARTAGGAVVAAGTGDNMGASLGLALGPGDVLVSVGTSGVASAVSAEPVADGSGVVTGFADATGGFLPMVTTLNAAGILDLQARLLGVDHAGLAGLALEAPAGSNGATLLPYYGGERSPNRPAAVGTWTGLTGATTRADLARASFEALLCSLADAVDQVAAVTGDTPRRVLVVGGATRSPALRALAPAVLGRPVVLPPPGEYVARGAARQAAWALSGAAGPPTWPLEGAETLEADPTPHVREAYARLRDRTESWSREQREVAP; the protein is encoded by the coding sequence GTGACCCTCGTGCTCGGTGTCGACTCCTCGACGCAGTCGACCAAGGCCGTGCTCGTGGACGCCGACGACGGCACCGTCGTCGAGAGTCGTACGGCGCCGCACCCGGCCGGCACCGAGGTCGACCCGCGCGCCTGGCTGGTCGCCTTCGACGCCGCCACCGGGGGCCTGCTGGAGCGGGCGGACGCGGTGGCGGTCGCCGGCCAGCAGCACGGGATGGTCGCGCTCGACGACGCCGGCGTCCCGGTGCGGGACGCCCTGCTCTGGAACGACACCCGCTCCGCCGATGCCGCCCGCGACCTCATTGCGGAGCTCGGCGGCCCGCAGGCCTGCGCCGACGCGATCGGCAGCGTCCTGGTCGCTTCCTTCACCGCCAGCAAGCTGCGCTGGCTCCGCGACCACGAGCCCGCGAACGCGGCCCGGGTCGCCCAGGTGCTGCTGCCCCACGACTACGTCTCGCGCCACGTCGCGGCGACCGGCACCGCCGCCTTCACCGACCGGGGCGACGCCTCCGGCACCGGCTACTTCGCCACCGCCGCGGGGGAGTGGCGCCCCGACCTGCTCGAGCTGGCGCTCGGTCGCGTCGTCGACCTGCCCACCGTGGTCGCGCCCGGGGCGGTCGCCGCCCGGACCGCCGGCGGAGCAGTGGTCGCCGCCGGCACCGGCGACAACATGGGCGCCTCGCTCGGCCTGGCGCTGGGCCCGGGCGACGTGCTCGTCTCGGTCGGGACCTCGGGGGTCGCGTCCGCGGTCAGCGCCGAGCCGGTCGCCGACGGCAGCGGCGTCGTCACCGGCTTCGCCGACGCCACCGGCGGCTTCCTGCCGATGGTCACGACCCTGAACGCCGCCGGCATCCTCGACCTGCAGGCCCGGCTGCTCGGGGTCGACCACGCCGGCCTCGCCGGGCTCGCGCTCGAGGCGCCCGCCGGATCGAACGGCGCGACCCTGCTGCCCTACTACGGCGGCGAGCGCAGCCCGAACCGGCCCGCCGCCGTCGGCACCTGGACCGGCCTGACCGGCGCGACCACCCGCGCCGACCTGGCCCGGGCGTCGTTCGAGGCGCTGCTCTGCTCGCTGGCCGACGCCGTCGACCAGGTCGCGGCCGTCACCGGCGACACCCCGCGCCGGGTGCTGGTCGTCGGGGGCGCGACCCGCAGCCCCGCGCTGCGAGCCCTGGCGCCCGCCGTCCTCGGGCGCCCCGTCGTACTCCCGCCGCCGGGGGAGTACGTCGCCCGCGGCGCCGCCCGCCAGGCCGCCTGGGCGCTGTCCGGCGCGGCCGGACCGCCCACCTGGCCGCTGGAGGGCGCCGAGACCCTCGAGGCCGACCCCACCCCCCACGTCCGCGAGGCCTACGCCCGGCTCCGCGACCGCACCGAGTCCTGGTCACGAGAGCAACGAGAGGTCGCACCATGA
- a CDS encoding DUF5709 domain-containing protein, protein MTQGDDTPDPADHETYGDYSVDDEDQPGAEDLLLDQDVKDEADRGYSPPEKYSAGQGYGNTPWEEEHRETIDQRIVQEEPEPDPYDESVTEDLQDGEVGDRRAGRLVDPNAGIGEDTESELVGTDVGIDGAAASAEEAAMHIVEDDSSDDQI, encoded by the coding sequence ATGACCCAGGGGGACGACACCCCGGACCCGGCGGACCACGAGACGTACGGCGACTACAGCGTCGACGACGAGGACCAGCCCGGCGCGGAGGACCTCCTGCTCGACCAGGACGTCAAGGACGAGGCGGACCGGGGCTACAGCCCGCCCGAGAAGTACTCCGCCGGCCAGGGCTACGGCAACACGCCCTGGGAGGAGGAGCACCGGGAGACCATCGACCAGCGGATCGTCCAGGAGGAGCCGGAGCCCGACCCGTACGACGAGTCGGTCACCGAGGACCTCCAGGACGGGGAGGTCGGAGACCGTCGCGCCGGCCGGCTCGTCGACCCGAACGCCGGGATCGGCGAGGACACCGAGTCCGAGCTCGTGGGCACCGACGTCGGCATCGACGGCGCCGCCGCATCCGCCGAAGAGGCGGCTATGCACATCGTCGAGGACGACTCCTCCGACGACCAGATTTGA
- a CDS encoding GPGG-motif small membrane protein, which translates to MAFIFWIIAVILVIAGIFQLFKGETLWGVVLIIVGFAVGPGGYSIFK; encoded by the coding sequence ATGGCCTTCATCTTCTGGATCATCGCCGTCATCCTCGTGATCGCTGGCATCTTCCAGCTGTTCAAGGGCGAGACCCTCTGGGGCGTCGTGCTGATCATCGTCGGCTTCGCCGTCGGCCCGGGCGGCTACAGCATCTTCAAGTAG
- a CDS encoding VOC family protein: MMRALHHLDLWVSDPDLAAEEWGWLLGELGWEADDAVLSWAHPDGTYLFVERSADQVDGPHDRLRSGVNHLALHVGDRRALDRLRAESSAHGWHEMFADRYPHAGGEQHTALYLENGEGFEVEVVLADEPED; this comes from the coding sequence ATGATGCGCGCGCTGCACCACCTCGACCTGTGGGTGAGCGACCCGGACCTCGCGGCGGAGGAGTGGGGCTGGCTACTCGGCGAGCTCGGCTGGGAGGCCGACGACGCGGTCCTCTCCTGGGCGCACCCGGACGGCACCTACCTCTTCGTGGAGCGCTCGGCCGACCAGGTCGACGGGCCACACGACCGGCTCCGGTCGGGCGTCAACCACCTCGCCCTGCACGTCGGCGACCGCCGCGCGCTCGACCGGCTGCGAGCCGAGTCGAGTGCCCACGGCTGGCACGAGATGTTCGCCGACCGCTATCCGCACGCCGGGGGCGAGCAGCACACCGCGCTCTACCTCGAGAACGGCGAGGGCTTCGAGGTCGAGGTCGTCCTGGCCGACGAGCCGGAGGACTGA